One region of Parerythrobacter jejuensis genomic DNA includes:
- a CDS encoding DUF3592 domain-containing protein, producing the protein MSKVYLWIGGIFAPVGLLFVSFAAAFLVSDREFVSSAVAGTGTVIAVSGGRAPGGGYARGPIVEFYSEDGVRHQFSSNTSSNPPSFRRGETVKVLYDPVEPSRAVIDTFLHRYLMPAIFGGIGSVLAAVGIGMLLAYWRRKKVISNLLVAGVPIKARFTHCFLDTSTKINGRSPYKVLAQGTNPFTGQLESYESEAIWLDLTAELSGSDVPVLINPNKPRQHFVDLREWVGPDMRA; encoded by the coding sequence ATGTCTAAGGTCTACCTTTGGATCGGCGGAATTTTCGCGCCCGTCGGTTTGCTATTCGTATCATTTGCCGCTGCATTCCTGGTCAGCGATCGTGAATTCGTGTCGTCGGCCGTAGCCGGGACAGGCACGGTCATTGCAGTGTCGGGCGGGCGCGCCCCGGGCGGCGGCTATGCACGTGGGCCGATTGTCGAATTCTATTCCGAAGACGGCGTACGTCACCAATTCTCGAGCAACACCTCCAGCAATCCGCCATCTTTTAGGCGCGGAGAAACTGTCAAAGTGCTCTATGATCCTGTAGAACCGTCACGCGCGGTAATAGATACGTTTCTGCATCGTTACCTTATGCCAGCCATTTTCGGCGGGATCGGGTCTGTGCTTGCCGCGGTCGGAATCGGAATGCTGCTGGCCTATTGGCGCCGTAAGAAAGTCATCTCCAACCTTCTCGTCGCCGGAGTTCCGATCAAAGCCCGATTTACACACTGCTTCCTCGATACAAGCACCAAGATAAACGGTCGCAGCCCCTACAAGGTGCTGGCACAAGGAACGAACCCCTTCACTGGCCAGTTGGAAAGCTATGAGAGCGAAGCAATCTGGCTTGATCTCACAGCGGAGCTGAGCGGAAGCGACGTTCCTGTCTTGATCAATCCCAACAAGCCAAGGCAGCATTTTGTCGATCTGCGGGAATGGGTCGGCCCGGATATGCGGGCCTGA